Genomic window (Candidatus Scalindua japonica):
TCAAGAGCTGCATGAAAGCATCGAACCGCCTGCTCGATGACGCGCCCAGTCAGGACGCTTTTCAGCATAATCTTCTTTGTCTGGTTGTTCATCATAAGGGTGGCGCAGTAACTCCAGCAATTCATTGACCATCGAATTGTCACCCTGCTCTGCCTTGTCGATTGCAAGCTGGGCCAGGTAGTTTCGCAACACATATTTTGGATTGATGGCGTTCATCCTTCTACGTCGTTTATCGTTTAATGTACCGTCTTTACGCACACGCTCTCCGTAACGCCGTATCCAATTACCGATACGCACTACATGATCATCAGTTAACTGATCAGGCACGTAGAAAGCATTCATTAGAGTTTCCGGCAATGTAACATCGCGTACATCACCCATTGGTTTAAGTTCAAAATCGATCTTTGCAAGCTGTCGAAAAAAAATTGTAATGTCTGTTTCAGCTAACTGCAATATCGCCTGTAGCTCCGTTACTAATTCGTCGTCAGTTTCAGAGTCGAAAGCATTCAGCCCCAGTTTTTTGGCCATCATGGATTGCCAACCATATTCGTACTCTTTTATATAACTCTTCAGTACTCCTTTTAATAGTTCTGCCCGCTCGACCAATGGAGAGATGGCATGGGAGAGTTGAGCAAGGTTCCAGTAAGCAATTTGTGGCTGTTTGCCAAAGCAATATCGATGAAGTCCAGCGTCGGTTGTGTTAGGGGTCCAGTCGGGGTCATAGCCTTCCAGCCAGCCATAGGGGCCGTAGTCAATCGTGAGGCCGAGAATCGACATGTTATCAGTGTTCATAACACCATGGACGAACCCCACACGCATCCAGTGTACAACCATCTCTGCTGTTCTGCGGCAGACCTCCTCAAACCACGCCAGATAAATATCAGGAGACGGTTCACCCAAATGGGGAAAATCAGTACGTATGGTGTAATCTAACAGCTGTTGCAATACATCGGTTTCTCGACGCGCTGCAAAAATCTGAAAACTGCCGAAGCGTGTAAATGATTGGGCGACACGGCAGACAACGGCTCCCGGTTCAGGCCTGGAATTGCCATCATAAAACATATCCCTGACAATCTGCTCTCCCGTAGTTACCAGACTTAACGCTCGTGTCGTGGGTATTCCCAAATGATGCATCGCTTCGCTACACAGAAACTCACGTACTGATGAGCGTAAAACAGCAAAACCGTCTGCCATTCGTGCATATGGTGTTGGGCCGGCTCCTTTTAGTTGTAATGTCCACCTCTCTCCATTATGATTAACTATCTCACCAAGATTTATAGCACGACCATCTCCGAGTTGTCCTGCCCAGCTGCCGAACTGATGGCCACCGTAACAGGTGGCATAACAATCCATAGCAGGCAGCAACCGGTTGCCTGAAAATACCTGTACAAAATCATCAGTTTCGCAAATGCCACTTGCAAAACCCAGTTTCTCAGCCACTTCCCTGGCATAGGCAACCATCTGCGGCTGAACAACTTTTGTTGGTTGTACACGAGAGTAACAAGCCCGTTTTACCTGACGGCGATAGTTTTCCGTTTCGGGGTCGGCGGGTAGTTCACGCATAAAGCTATTATCAAACGTTAAGGTATCCAGAGTCTGCGCTTCCAATTGAGTATTCATCTTGAATAATTAAATGGTAAAAATTAATCTACTATTTTCATTATACATTTAACCGTTTTGATTACAAGAATCTGCTAGTATTGAATAATGAGAATTAAAAAAATTTTGGTAGATGTGTATTAGTGTTCGTTATCTCTGACATAGTCTTTGCGCATAGCAGGCTGCACCAAATAACCCGATATCTTCCCGGCAATTTAAATTAACCGGGATCATTTGAAGCAATTTTTCTTGTGTAGGAGAATTACAGAATTCTTGTATAAAATAATTATTGTTAACAACTTCCGGGTTTTTTGCAGCTATACCTCCTGAAATTATAATACCACCTGTTGCATATACGGATAATGCATAACTCCGACACGCTCTGGCATAAAAACGTGTAAACAGTTTAAGAGCAGAGCTGTTTCTTGAATTGTCTCTCATTACGTTTTCCGGAGTTAATCTCTGCCCAGATAAAAACTCGTGAAGTAAGGATATTCCAATTCCACTTACAACCAGATCACCAGACAAATATGGTATATTCAGCTTTTTAGTAGCAAAGTTTTCAAATTCCAACTCTTCTTCCCCAATAAACGGAAATGCTATATGTGCACCTTCCGATGCCACCGGGATATAATCATGTTCTTCTTTCTTTGAACATTTATTATAAACCAGTGCGCAATGTCCAAGACCTGTTCCGGCACCAATAACCGCTTTTGTACCTTCATAATCACTTTCACCACTTTTTATTGGAATCGTTTTTGAATATATCTTTTTCGTTAAGCATGCATACGCTTGAGCGACGAAATCATTTATAATAATACATTTTTTCTCTTTGATAGAGTTCAAATCTATCTCCCACTTAATATTGGGAGGAGTACATTTATTATTTCGGACAGGCCCAGCCACAGCAAAAACCACAATGTTATAGTTACATAATTCACAGAACGAATTCGACTTTAAATCCAGAAAATTCTGGACTAAATCATTAAAAGAAGAAATATTGTGACTTGCAGTATTAAATGATAAGATATCTACCATTTCCAGTGTCTTCCCAAGGCCTGCCTCAAAATGAGCAAACCGACTGGTTGTTCCACCTATATCTGCAGCAAGAATACTGATTGTTGTGTTCATGATTAATTGCTTGTATTAGTTCATAAGTTAATGATTATCAAATATAACTCAAGTACAAATTGATAATAGTTTTTATTTCTTTTCTATTGCACCGGCAAATGTCCAGAACGTGGACGTACCTCCTCTTCGTCTCAGGACAACAATGCTTCCAGTTTCATCCTCTAAATACACCTCTTCACCCTCATCCATAATAAAGATTGTTCCATTATCCAGCATCTCCTGAACAGCAACAACATCGTCAATTCGTTCTGCCAGCAATTCAAAAGATTCTTTGTTGATAGCCCCAAACCACCCTCCTTTAGTAATATACAAATCGGATGCGCAGATTTCTGTTGTAAAAAACAGGGTGATTAAGAATATAATAGAAATAATTGCTCTCTTCATGAGGTCATTCCCCTTTCTATAGTTAATGTTTTAAGAGTGACAGCGGTTAAATACTGTGGTTCTCGTCTCAATAATTTAACCTGTTTGTACAAGTAAGGTAGCTATTCTTCGACTATCCTCGGTATGAAATCACACTATTTTAGTTCTTCGGAATGAAAGAGTCTCAAGAGATCCAATAAGCTTCTCCCCGTGAAAACAAGGAAGCATTCGGGTATGACGTAAGTTCAACATATTCCACATTCCGTTTCAGAAAATTCGTATACGTTGCATGCTTGTATACAGTACATATCAATTTTTTTTTAGTTTAATTTCTGGATCTTATAGCCTAGTAAAAAATCATTGATTTATAACCACCCCTTGCCCCTCCTTCTCAAGGAGGGTGTCAAAAGACTCGATACTTGAGATCCGAGAAATAGGAAATATTTCTCAACATATAAAGCAATTACAAAAATATTTATAATCATAGTCCAAGAAACCGAATTGTTATTCCACAGAGACAAATGGTTGCACCTGCCAGGGCATGAGTGTATCGCTCCAGCCTTCCCAGAGGCAGTAGATTTGCCCCCAGAGAGAGAAGTATAACAATACTCAGCATTGTTGCAATCGTCACAACACCGAAAACACCGGTTACCAGCACCATACCAATAGTACTGCTCTTTGCCGCAGGATATATCAGTAACGGAATCAGGGGCTCACAGGGACCAAATACAAAGATGGTAAATAGTATCCATGGAGTAAGGTTCTTTGCTTTTTCTCCCTTATGAACATGTAATTGCTCTTTACTATCATGCTGATGTTTATGTTTATGAATTGGCATACTTGCGTCTCCGTGCGCATGCCAGTGTACGTGCGGACGGTTCCTTCGTGCCGTGAATACTCCCCAGATAAAATACCCCAGCCCGAAAGCTATGAGAAACCATGCCGCAATTCCACCGCGAAAGGACTCAATTGCACCTAACTTATTTAAAGATATTCCCAGAGCGACGCCTATTATACCTAAAACTACAGAACTCAATACATGGCCTATCCCACATAAAACGGTTATGAAGGTTGTTCTGGTCAACGACCATTTCTTTGCCCGCGCCATTACAATAAAAGGCAGATAGTGGTCAGGCCCGAGCATTGTATGAATCAGGCCTATTGATGCCGCCGTAATTGTGATAACAGTTATTTCGTGCAACTTTTATATTCCTTTCAATATCAGGGTTAGATTCCCTGTCTGTTGCCCAAGTATGTTTTTCCTCGGGAATGACAGCTAAATCGCTTGTTGTTATTTTACCGTCCAGCCCATCTTCCATTCCTGACCCTGATCAGAAATCTATTTTTGTACATATTTCAGTACAGGAATAGCAGGTAGCATAATTTAAATATTTGTAGCACAGATACACAAAAAAACATCAACGAAAGTCTTTACCCAGAGTAGTCGTTGTCAGCTTTCCATGCATTACCCCTTTTGTTCCGATAAGCCTGTCAGCAACTATCTTTATTTCCCTGGCCTTGCCTTTCACCACTAAAACCTCCAGGCAGTTATGGGAGTCAAGATGCACGTGCATGGTGGAAATCATAGAAGCGTGGTATTTGTGCTGAATGTTTGTCAAAGTATCTGTTAATTCACGCTTGTGATGGTTGTAGATAATGGTAATAGTCCCAACAGTCTCTCCTTCACCTGCCTTCCACTCCTCTTCCACCAGGTTGCCTCTTATCAGGTCTCTGATAGCTTCTGATCTGTTTGCATAACCTTTCTGGCTTATATACTTATCAAATTGTTTGAGAAGTCTGGCGTCCATTGAAACCCCAAACCTGACTAAATCATCCATAATGCAAACCTTATCATCGTGTTACCATTTTATATTTTGTACCACTAATAAGCACAAAAGTCAATGTGTAGTTTCAACATCATAACCCAATACGTTGAAAAAAACCTGTAGATTAATGACCTCCCTCTTCCCCGTCCTTCTCAAGGTGGGATCCAAAAAAAAGCGCTTCTCAACGTATTAGATAATTAGATCTCAACCCTATCTCCTTCTTGACGAAATACCATGTTTCATGTATTATGCAGCGGCAAGTATTCAAATAACCTTTGTAAAGTCCACTTGCTGGAGAAAACGAGCTGGATTCCCGCTTTCCCGTCCGAACGGAATTATCCGGGTTGGTGCGGGAATGACAATGTAGAATTTGTCATTCCCAACTTGATTGGGAGTCTAATAAATATTGAGATTCCTAAACATCAAGTTATTTACATAAAATCGCTTTAAATGATACAGGAGACATTAATATGGCAGATACACATTCACTTGACATTGTATGTAAGGTAGAGATACACGAGGTTAAGAACGCGGTAGATCAGGCCAAAAAGCAATTGGCGGTAAGATACGATTTTAAAGGAAGCAAATCGTCAATCACCTTGAATAAAGATGACTCCATAACGTTGATCGCCGATGATGACTATAAACTTAAAAGTTTAACAGATATTTTGACTGAAAAACTTGCAAAGAGAGCAATCCCATCAAAAGCCCTTGTTTTTGGAAAAACAGAAAAAGCCCTGGGAAATACTATAAGGCAGGTTATTACGTTTCAGTCAGGCATTCCTATGGATAAAGCAAAAGAGATTGTAAAACTTATAAAAGGCATGAAGCTGAAAGTACAATCACAAATTCAGGAAGATAAAATCAGGTTATCAGGAAAAAAGATAGATGATCTGCAAACCGTTATGCAGACAATCAAAGACCAGGATTATGATTTTGCAGTGCAATTCGAAAATTATAAATAGAGAATCGAATTATACAAATTAACACAAAAAACAACAGGTGTGGTTTTCGTTCAATTCTGGCAAACTTGAACCGTCACTGAATAACCCGGTGGATTAATGAATATTTTGCACTCTTTCTAGATCCTTACTCCTACCTTCTTGAATTCCTTTTCACTGTATAACATTACGTAATCGTCAAGACCGGTTTTCTCTTTTATGCTGTTTATAACGTTTTCACACTCTTCATCAGTATAACCATGAATCATGGTAAATACGTTATACTCCCAACCTGGAAATGTCGGACGTTCATAACAATGTGTAACCTCTTCAAAAGCCGCCATTATTTTTCCGCACTCATCCACCTTCTCCTGAGGAACCTTCCATACTGTCATGGCATTAGAGTTTATCCCTATCTTCCTGTGAGCTATAGAAGCCGCAAGCCTCCTTATCTTTCCACATTCCAACAGGGACTTTAATCTGTCTATAACTTCTTCCTCAGACATACCTAATGCATCTGCTATATCTTTGTATGGGGTCTTTGTCAGGGGTAAACCCTCCTGAGTATGTTTAATCAGTTTAATATCTAAATCTTCTGTCATAAATTATCCTTTTTTGTATATTTTAAATTTCACACCTATCTTATATTTCTTAGTCGTTGGCAGCATGCGGACATCAAAACCGGTACGAGTCTCTATCTCTTTAATATTTTCTTCAAGCTTTTCCTGTGATGGTGCCGACATCGTAAACCAGATATTAAGAGGAAGCTCTTTGTTTTTCCCTTTTCTTAAATAATTATGAGAAACACCGCTATACCCGTTTATCACCTCAGCTACATCATCAATTCTGTCATCAGGTACCTGCATCGCCGCAAGTGTCGCAGAGTTTCCAACAGCCTGGGTATTTATAATAGGGGCAAGACGTCTGACGTATTTACCCTCAACCATAGCTTTTATTTTTTCAATGACCAAGTCTTCATCAAGATCCAGTTCATTGGCAATATCCAGGAATGGTCTATGTGTCAATGGAAGATTTGATTGAAGCCTTTGTAGTATTTTTTTTTCAGTATCGTTTAATGCCATTTTATTAAATTTCCCACCTTAAAAAATGTACGGAACCTACGCAACGATTTTTGTTACGCCTAATTATGCATTCCCGAATGTACTATCTCTTTATCACTCACCTGTTCACGTGAAAGATCTTTATTTTCATTTAACCTTCTTTTAAACTCTTCAATGCCAATTTTTCTTACTAATTCTCCAAAACGTTTTTCTTTCTTTTCATTCAGTAACGCGTCTACACACACATCCAGAGCCTTGAGTACTTCGGATTCATCTGCAAAGCCTGTAAGGTCGTCCGCAAACCGAGGATGTCTTCCCAGCTTACCTCCAATCATTACGCGAAAGCATTTTTTCTCTGTCTTTATCGTACCGGTAGGACAAACCTCGGCACATAAGCCACAATGTACACAACGATCATAGTTAATGGCAACAACCCTTTTCCGGTTTTCAGGCTGCCCGGTTTGCCCATCTCCTGTTACTTCCGCCTGTTCATTTGACATTCCCGTAATCCTGATAGCACCTTCTTTACAGGCCCTCAAACAATTTCCACAACCGTTACATTCAAAAGCGTCATCCACAATTACTTTAGCCCTGACGTGTACACCAAAATCCCTGATTTGAGGCATGGAACAGCAGTTCGGACAACTGGAAATCGCGATCTTCAGCCTCTGATGAGGAAGGATTTTACCATCTATTCTGTTGATCAGTTTTTTACTGAATTCGATCTCTCTCAGCCGGTTTTTCATTTTCTGACGAAGCCCTTTGACTCCTTCTATCAAAAACGGACATTCAACATCTTCTCCACGGCATATTTCAATAGTGTACATTGCCGGAAGCCCGTCTTCCTCACTATATTCATCTGACCTTTTCAGGATTTCAAATTTATCTTCCCCCATTTTTGAGTCCAGAGAGAAAGGATTTGCGTTCATAACCCCTTTATCGCTTTTAACACTTCCGGTACCCATAAAACCTGCCTTTGCGTCTTCAACATCTTCCAGGGTTACAATGCTCTTCCCCTTTTCACTGGCACGTTTTTCGATCTTTGATCGAGCCATCCTTCTTACAAATATGGGTATTTTTTCAAGCCTTAAACTTGCCTCTTTATCCCATTCCATTAAACTTAACTCCCTTAAAAGCAGAAAACTTTCTAAAACAAAGCCTTAACGGTCATATATATTGAAAATTATAAAAGACTTCATTATATTTTATACTGACTTTTAGTCAAACAAAAACTAGTAGCAGATTTTAATTGAGGATATTCTCAAGGTAGGAAATTATATTTTCTGCAATATCCGATTTGGTTTTTAATGGCCTCGATATTTTACTGTCTTCTGTAACCATGTACGCAATATGGCGGTTGCAGGAGATGTTTTTGTTATCATTTGCTACGATTATGTCAGCCCTGTTCTTTTTTAGAAATCTTCTGGCTGTTTTTATCAGATCGTCTTTTGTTCTGTTTACCTCTAATTTAAAACCAACAAGCTGTGCATCCGGCCATATATCCCTGATAATTGCTATGACCTTTGGTGTTTTTACCAGCTTCAGTAACCATTCTTTCTTTTTTGACGGTGTTTTGTCAGGTTTAACCCTGGCCGGCACATAATCAGCTACCGCCATTGCGTGAACAATAGCATCAAATTTCTTTCTCTTCAATTTTTCCTTAATAACCTTAACCAGATCATCATTCGTTTCAATTTCAATCAACTTAAGCTGTGAAGGATTTATGTCCTTGAGATCTTGAACTAAAGGAAACAGGCTATCTGCACCGTAGACATAGGTAACTATCGCACCTCGGCTCATGGCAACATGTGCTATTTCCCTGCCAAGCTTCCCTGTTGAAGTGTTGGTTATGTATCGAATGGCGTCCAGATAGCCACGAGTTGAACCAGAGGTAATAAGAATATTTTTCTTTTTGAGGAGGGGCATTTAACGTCTTTAATCCTGTAAATGCTTGACATTAAAGAGGGTTTTTAAAGTTGATACCGGGACAACCCTGGTTGCGAGTACCCGGTATCAACAAGTATCTATCAGCTATTCCTTTTTATTTTCCAACTCAATAGTATTTACTTCACCAAATCCAGTTAACGGTTTATCAAATTGCTCCACATCTCCAATAACGAGCAATTTAATATCGTCGGGGCGTAAATACTCTTTTGCCACACGAGCTATATCTTCTTTAGTAATTGCCTTTATATTATCCACATAGGTATCAAGATAATCTAATGGCAAACCTTCGTATTCTATCCCTACCATTTGACCAACGATACTTGCACTCGATGTAAATTTAAAGATAAACTGGTTTATGTAGGTATCTTTTGCCAGTTCTAATTCATCATCACCAACGTGTTCTTCCCTGATCTTCCTTACTTCATCCAGGGCGAAATTTATGGCTTTTACCGTCGATTCACTTTTAGTCTGGCACGATGCGAAGAAGAAACCAAGATCTCTTGGAGTATGAAACCCACTGTACGCCGAATATGCCAACCCTTCATCTGAACGAACTTTACTCGGAATTCTGGAGGTAAAGCTTCCTCCTCCAAGGATAAAGTTCATTATCTTAATTGGGAAATAGTCTTTGTTTAACCTGTTTATGCCTAAATGGCCAAAAACCACGCTGGCCTGGTTCACATCTTTGTAAATATAATTTATTGACCTTTTGAATTTTTTCTCAACTGCTGGCACTTCCGAAAAATGTATTTCTCTCTTTTTCCAATCTGCAAAAACAACCTTTAGCTTTTCTAATATTTCCTGTGTATCAAAATCACCGGAAATACCCATAATAACATTGTTCGGGCAAAAGTACTTTTTATGGAAAGCAATCATGTCATCTCTGGTTATACTTTCTACGGTCTCTTTATACCCTATTATTTTCCTACTATACGGATGGTCCGCCTTATAAAGGATCTTCCTGAACTCCCTGAAAATAATCTTGCTGGGGGTATCATTTTCCCTTCTTATGTTTTCCAGTATCTCATCTTTCTCCTTCCTGATCATATCTTCAGGAAAAGCAGGGTTCATCAACACATCCGCAAAAACATCCAGACCTTTGTCAATATCCTTCTTCATTGTAGAAAGAGATGCGCTACCTGATTCTCTGCTAATGCCGGTCTCAACAGATGCGGCAATAAACTCCAGTTCTTCATTCATCTGTTCCGGCGTTCTTGTCTTTGTACCACCTCTTCTCATTACACTGCCAACCAGATTTGCAAGCCCTGCTTTCTCTTCAGGCTCATAAACGGCTCCTGTCCTGAATTTAGCTGTAATTTTAAAAAGAGGCAATTCGTGGTCTTCAAGAAGGTAAATGACCATGCCATTGTCCAGAACCACTCGTTCAGGCCTTGGCGGAGTAAACTCAATTGGTTCGTATTCAAACTTAGATACTATCTTTGCCCCCTCAGATTGGGGTGCGGTCATAACCGGTTCAATCGCCTGTCCGCTATGTTCATCATACGCATAAAGTGTTTTTGCCTGCCCAATAGAAAAACCTGACAGCATGATAATGAAAATAAAAAAATGTCTTAGTGAAAAATTAACTTCCTTTGTTTTCATGAGCTGCACCGTTTCCTTTCTTTTTATTCACTAAGATTGCTACCGTTCTGTTGGTCTTTGTAAAATATTTGTTTGCAACACGTATAATATCTTCCGGCGTCACAGCCACTGTCTTCTCAACAAGCGTATTAATATATCTCCAATCTGAAATCGCTTCGTATGAAGAGATTTCACTTGCCAACCCTGATGCGGATTCCAGGCTCCTTACAAAACCGGCTTCCAATTGGTTTTTAATTTTTTGTAATTCATGGTCAGTCACAGGAGTCGTCTTCAGCTTTTCCAACTCTTCGTATATTGCTTCTTCAACCTCTTCAGCGGTATGAGGATGTCGAGGCGAAGAGAAGAAGATAAATGTATCTGGATACTTGGATGCTCCACCATACGCGTGGGCCATTACGGCAATACGCTTCTCTTCTATCAAACTTTTATACAGTCTCGAAGTTCTTCCATTTGACAAAATTGCCTCGATAACATCAAATACGTATTGGTCCGGGTGACCGACAGCAGGCTTATGATAGGCAATAGACAGTACCGGATTGGCGTCGTATTCCACATAAACCCTACGTTCTCCTCTTTGCTGCGGCTCTACGGTTGTAACAGAGGGCGGTGCAGGTTGACGCTCAATATCACCAAAGTGCTTCTCAATAAGATCAACAACTATATCAGGATTAATATCCCCTACAACGACGATTACCGCATTGTTAGGCGAATAGTATTGCTCAAAATATTCTGAAACATCCGCCTTTTTCATATTCCGAATATCCGACATCCAACCTATAACAGGCCAGCCATAAGGATGGGCAGTAAAAGTGGCGGCATTCAGCTGCTCTATTAACAGGCCGAACGGACTGTTTTCCGTGCGCATACGTCTCTCTTCCATCACAACGTCCCTTTCAGAGTAGAACTCCCTCAAGACGAGATTTTTCATACGGTCAGACTCCATAAATGCCCACAATTCAAGCCTGTTTGCCGGCAGGTTGCAGTAATAATACGTTGCATCGTTCCCGGTTGAAGCATTAAGCCCTGTAGCACCATTCTTAAGATAAATAGACCACATTTCATCCTTCACGATCAAGTCTTTCTGCTTTTTCCATACATCTTCCAATTCCTCCTGCAGTCGTTTGAGCTTTTCGATGTCTTTATCATTTCCTTTAGACTTTTCAAATACAATATCAGACATGAGCTCATCCTCTTTTGCCAGCAGAGGTTTTTCGCTGTTATAATCTTTAGTCCCGAAAATCTCTG
Coding sequences:
- a CDS encoding protein adenylyltransferase SelO — protein: MNTQLEAQTLDTLTFDNSFMRELPADPETENYRRQVKRACYSRVQPTKVVQPQMVAYAREVAEKLGFASGICETDDFVQVFSGNRLLPAMDCYATCYGGHQFGSWAGQLGDGRAINLGEIVNHNGERWTLQLKGAGPTPYARMADGFAVLRSSVREFLCSEAMHHLGIPTTRALSLVTTGEQIVRDMFYDGNSRPEPGAVVCRVAQSFTRFGSFQIFAARRETDVLQQLLDYTIRTDFPHLGEPSPDIYLAWFEEVCRRTAEMVVHWMRVGFVHGVMNTDNMSILGLTIDYGPYGWLEGYDPDWTPNTTDAGLHRYCFGKQPQIAYWNLAQLSHAISPLVERAELLKGVLKSYIKEYEYGWQSMMAKKLGLNAFDSETDDELVTELQAILQLAETDITIFFRQLAKIDFELKPMGDVRDVTLPETLMNAFYVPDQLTDDHVVRIGNWIRRYGERVRKDGTLNDKRRRRMNAINPKYVLRNYLAQLAIDKAEQGDNSMVNELLELLRHPYDEQPDKEDYAEKRPDWARHRAGGSMLSCSS
- a CDS encoding glucokinase, which codes for MNTTISILAADIGGTTSRFAHFEAGLGKTLEMVDILSFNTASHNISSFNDLVQNFLDLKSNSFCELCNYNIVVFAVAGPVRNNKCTPPNIKWEIDLNSIKEKKCIIINDFVAQAYACLTKKIYSKTIPIKSGESDYEGTKAVIGAGTGLGHCALVYNKCSKKEEHDYIPVASEGAHIAFPFIGEEELEFENFATKKLNIPYLSGDLVVSGIGISLLHEFLSGQRLTPENVMRDNSRNSSALKLFTRFYARACRSYALSVYATGGIIISGGIAAKNPEVVNNNYFIQEFCNSPTQEKLLQMIPVNLNCREDIGLFGAACYAQRLCQR
- a CDS encoding sulfite exporter TauE/SafE family protein, whose protein sequence is MHEITVITITAASIGLIHTMLGPDHYLPFIVMARAKKWSLTRTTFITVLCGIGHVLSSVVLGIIGVALGISLNKLGAIESFRGGIAAWFLIAFGLGYFIWGVFTARRNRPHVHWHAHGDASMPIHKHKHQHDSKEQLHVHKGEKAKNLTPWILFTIFVFGPCEPLIPLLIYPAAKSSTIGMVLVTGVFGVVTIATMLSIVILLSLGANLLPLGRLERYTHALAGATICLCGITIRFLGL
- the nikR gene encoding nickel-responsive transcriptional regulator NikR — encoded protein: MDDLVRFGVSMDARLLKQFDKYISQKGYANRSEAIRDLIRGNLVEEEWKAGEGETVGTITIIYNHHKRELTDTLTNIQHKYHASMISTMHVHLDSHNCLEVLVVKGKAREIKIVADRLIGTKGVMHGKLTTTTLGKDFR
- a CDS encoding YajQ family cyclic di-GMP-binding protein yields the protein MADTHSLDIVCKVEIHEVKNAVDQAKKQLAVRYDFKGSKSSITLNKDDSITLIADDDYKLKSLTDILTEKLAKRAIPSKALVFGKTEKALGNTIRQVITFQSGIPMDKAKEIVKLIKGMKLKVQSQIQEDKIRLSGKKIDDLQTVMQTIKDQDYDFAVQFENYK
- the ahbB gene encoding siroheme decarboxylase subunit beta, with product MTEDLDIKLIKHTQEGLPLTKTPYKDIADALGMSEEEVIDRLKSLLECGKIRRLAASIAHRKIGINSNAMTVWKVPQEKVDECGKIMAAFEEVTHCYERPTFPGWEYNVFTMIHGYTDEECENVINSIKEKTGLDDYVMLYSEKEFKKVGVRI
- a CDS encoding Lrp/AsnC family transcriptional regulator, which gives rise to MALNDTEKKILQRLQSNLPLTHRPFLDIANELDLDEDLVIEKIKAMVEGKYVRRLAPIINTQAVGNSATLAAMQVPDDRIDDVAEVINGYSGVSHNYLRKGKNKELPLNIWFTMSAPSQEKLEENIKEIETRTGFDVRMLPTTKKYKIGVKFKIYKKG
- a CDS encoding 4Fe-4S binding protein, with amino-acid sequence MEWDKEASLRLEKIPIFVRRMARSKIEKRASEKGKSIVTLEDVEDAKAGFMGTGSVKSDKGVMNANPFSLDSKMGEDKFEILKRSDEYSEEDGLPAMYTIEICRGEDVECPFLIEGVKGLRQKMKNRLREIEFSKKLINRIDGKILPHQRLKIAISSCPNCCSMPQIRDFGVHVRAKVIVDDAFECNGCGNCLRACKEGAIRITGMSNEQAEVTGDGQTGQPENRKRVVAINYDRCVHCGLCAEVCPTGTIKTEKKCFRVMIGGKLGRHPRFADDLTGFADESEVLKALDVCVDALLNEKKEKRFGELVRKIGIEEFKRRLNENKDLSREQVSDKEIVHSGMHN
- a CDS encoding phosphopantothenoylcysteine decarboxylase, with amino-acid sequence MPLLKKKNILITSGSTRGYLDAIRYITNTSTGKLGREIAHVAMSRGAIVTYVYGADSLFPLVQDLKDINPSQLKLIEIETNDDLVKVIKEKLKRKKFDAIVHAMAVADYVPARVKPDKTPSKKKEWLLKLVKTPKVIAIIRDIWPDAQLVGFKLEVNRTKDDLIKTARRFLKKNRADIIVANDNKNISCNRHIAYMVTEDSKISRPLKTKSDIAENIISYLENILN
- a CDS encoding M16 family metallopeptidase, translating into MKTKEVNFSLRHFFIFIIMLSGFSIGQAKTLYAYDEHSGQAIEPVMTAPQSEGAKIVSKFEYEPIEFTPPRPERVVLDNGMVIYLLEDHELPLFKITAKFRTGAVYEPEEKAGLANLVGSVMRRGGTKTRTPEQMNEELEFIAASVETGISRESGSASLSTMKKDIDKGLDVFADVLMNPAFPEDMIRKEKDEILENIRRENDTPSKIIFREFRKILYKADHPYSRKIIGYKETVESITRDDMIAFHKKYFCPNNVIMGISGDFDTQEILEKLKVVFADWKKREIHFSEVPAVEKKFKRSINYIYKDVNQASVVFGHLGINRLNKDYFPIKIMNFILGGGSFTSRIPSKVRSDEGLAYSAYSGFHTPRDLGFFFASCQTKSESTVKAINFALDEVRKIREEHVGDDELELAKDTYINQFIFKFTSSASIVGQMVGIEYEGLPLDYLDTYVDNIKAITKEDIARVAKEYLRPDDIKLLVIGDVEQFDKPLTGFGEVNTIELENKKE
- a CDS encoding M16 family metallopeptidase, which gives rise to MKKFRTKIIVISVILFFCANAFGQKLKLDVKEHKLDNGIKLLMLEKHDVPIVSLRIVYKVGSVNERPGITGASHLFEHMMFKGTEIFGTKDYNSEKPLLAKEDELMSDIVFEKSKGNDKDIEKLKRLQEELEDVWKKQKDLIVKDEMWSIYLKNGATGLNASTGNDATYYYCNLPANRLELWAFMESDRMKNLVLREFYSERDVVMEERRMRTENSPFGLLIEQLNAATFTAHPYGWPVIGWMSDIRNMKKADVSEYFEQYYSPNNAVIVVVGDINPDIVVDLIEKHFGDIERQPAPPSVTTVEPQQRGERRVYVEYDANPVLSIAYHKPAVGHPDQYVFDVIEAILSNGRTSRLYKSLIEEKRIAVMAHAYGGASKYPDTFIFFSSPRHPHTAEEVEEAIYEELEKLKTTPVTDHELQKIKNQLEAGFVRSLESASGLASEISSYEAISDWRYINTLVEKTVAVTPEDIIRVANKYFTKTNRTVAILVNKKKGNGAAHENKGS